The Desertibacillus haloalkaliphilus genome includes a window with the following:
- a CDS encoding YhcN/YlaJ family sporulation lipoprotein: MKIIQMIGYIVLIGMITACQSSPPEQQEQHVQNIGQQGMREVDQAHVRDSQTVANHLSELATNVNGVNHAVTVVAGQYAVVGLDVNATLDQSEVGAIKYQVAESLQDDPYGDHVVITADTDILTRLRDMQSEIDRGKPAHLFLEELASIVGRLMPITSQ, translated from the coding sequence ATGAAAATCATTCAGATGATTGGGTATATCGTCTTAATAGGCATGATAACAGCCTGTCAATCCAGCCCTCCCGAACAACAAGAGCAACACGTGCAAAATATCGGCCAACAGGGCATGAGAGAGGTCGACCAAGCTCATGTTCGAGACTCACAAACCGTTGCCAATCACTTGTCAGAACTCGCTACCAACGTTAACGGTGTCAACCATGCGGTCACGGTTGTAGCGGGTCAATATGCGGTTGTTGGTCTAGATGTCAACGCTACTCTTGATCAATCGGAAGTGGGCGCCATAAAGTATCAAGTCGCAGAAAGCCTCCAAGATGACCCGTACGGCGACCATGTCGTTATTACTGCAGACACCGATATTCTTACCCGCTTGAGAGATATGCAATCAGAGATTGACAGAGGAAAACCTGCACACCTCTTTCTAGAAGAGCTCGCAAGCATCGTAGGACGACTCATGCCAATCACCTCACAGTGA
- a CDS encoding pyridoxamine 5'-phosphate oxidase family protein — protein sequence MANEVEKTLTDELLPLLQSERLVTIATVDHETGAPNVSAISWVHAPDKETVRFAVDNRSRIVENINAKEGVVLSVIGNGSTYSIAGDAKVKVEKLDDVPLKLACVEISIKEVRDVMFYGAKISVEPKYEKTYDPQAAAKLDKQVMEAIKKA from the coding sequence ATGGCAAATGAGGTAGAAAAAACATTAACAGATGAATTACTACCGCTTCTTCAAAGTGAGCGTTTAGTAACAATCGCAACGGTTGATCATGAAACGGGAGCACCTAACGTAAGTGCAATTTCATGGGTTCACGCACCAGACAAGGAAACTGTACGCTTTGCTGTTGATAATCGTTCACGTATCGTTGAAAATATCAACGCAAAAGAGGGAGTCGTATTAAGTGTCATTGGTAATGGTTCGACGTATTCGATTGCAGGTGACGCTAAGGTTAAGGTTGAGAAGTTAGACGATGTTCCTTTAAAATTAGCTTGTGTGGAGATCTCGATCAAAGAAGTGCGAGATGTTATGTTCTATGGTGCGAAAATTTCTGTCGAGCCGAAATATGAAAAAACATATGACCCACAAGCGGCAGCAAAATTAGATAAGCAAGTAATGGAAGCGATCAAAAAAGCTTAG
- a CDS encoding YlaI family protein, whose amino-acid sequence MRVKCVICDQVNTIDDYDPLAKKLRNRPIHTYMCPECHERIKQRTEERAATGNFRLYRSKKRESDW is encoded by the coding sequence ATGAGGGTGAAATGTGTTATATGCGATCAGGTCAACACAATTGATGATTATGACCCATTAGCAAAAAAATTACGCAACCGTCCGATTCACACATATATGTGTCCAGAGTGTCACGAACGAATCAAACAACGTACAGAAGAACGAGCTGCAACAGGTAACTTTAGATTGTATCGAAGTAAGAAACGCGAATCAGATTGGTAA